Below is a genomic region from Raphanus sativus cultivar WK10039 chromosome 4, ASM80110v3, whole genome shotgun sequence.
CCAGATTCACGTGCTCGAACTCGAGATTTTATCGGGTtcctaatattattatttgaatcaaactaaataccaaaataacaaaacttaaaccaaactcaaattcataaataaccaaTTATACTATATTTCttgaaccaaaaaccaaaacctACAATTGAACTGGaaccaaattgaaaaaaaaaaaatctgacgcgaaccaaattttataaaatatcatagaatcataaaatcataatttaacaacatcaactataaatataaatcatccCGCACAacagaaaatgaaaaacaagctatgttgtaaaaattaaaataatctaatattttgatgccttaatttaatttaaaaaacttaatatcataacatccaaaatatcatatatcataaaatttacaaaaataataggATATATGCTACCATGtatacaatattaaaataataaagctATATAATTTAAAGAAAACCGTGTCACACAATATATACCACTAATATAGAAACTatacattttaaacatttataataatagcaaaattatatatttataaaataaaaaatatccgcACGAATgtgcgggtcagaatctagtttttaaattacaaataactcagaaaagaaaatcatttttgtCGAGATCCTTGGAAGATTAGAGTTTAAGACATggaataaaataacatattttacgAATTAGAATAATTGTCGTAAATGAAATTAAAAGCTTATCCTTTGAAATGTGAGGAAGGGAAGATAATAATTCTCTGGGCTGCAATGACGGTGACAAAATGCTGTTTCTCAGTTTCAACGACAAGAGTGGTTgcgattttttttgtcaattgaTCTTTGTTTTCGCAGTGATTCAAAAGGGAGTTGTTTAATTAATACCCAATAGTTTTTCAGGGTTTCCATTTAAAAAGACAAAAGCAACAAGACACCTATCTCTCTGCATTCCATGACCACACCAAATCTATGTATTATATAATGCAATCCCACCAAAGAGACCGCAGCAGCAAGTAAAGAATCAAGGGTGTGTTTAGAGAAGCTGAGAACCCGATCAGATCACTCCTGCAAAAACAGCAACGAAGAAAAGAATTAACCTTTatgttaaagaagaaaaacagatCTTTGATGAGATGGTTTTGTTATTCAAAGAATATTTCTCCTACAAACTAGACTCATAAACTAAcctgttgcttcttcttctttggccgCCTCTTCCTCTTGGGTTTATGAGCATCAGAATTGGAGCTCAAGTTGCTACTCTGACTGCTATATGAAGTTGCAGCAGCATCCCTGGCGGCCAAAGTTGCGGAAGCACCCCTGGCATTATATGAAGTTGCGGAAGCACCCCTGGCATTATATGAAGACTCACTTCTTCTGTTTGAAGTGTTTCTCGAGGATGATGGCATCTCTTTCCTCTGCATAGACGAGTTCTTCCTATGATTTGAACCAAACCTTGCCTGTGGTGGTGGCATTAAAGCCCTAGCAGAGTTTTGTTTCTACAAGATTCAAAAAACATTCCAAATTTGTAAATGAGTTCGTCATATAAACCATGTCTTTGGTAAAAAGTGGCGCCtccaaatttgaaaattcatcATACCTGGTTCCTTTCATCACTAGACATGCCAGATGTTGGTCTACTACTAGAAGCAGCTTCCCTGAGAAAATGCATATTATGATCAGAAACTAGAAGTGTTAAAAGAAAGTATTCCACAATTACTAGGCCTACTTCGTGCTTTTATCGGTCAATTCATCATCTGCGTCTGCTTCATCGCTTGAGCTCCCTTTGTCAAAGAAATCATCATCACTAAGGTCCAGAAGACCATCATCTTCACTCCCTGTCTCTGTTTTTCCAGAGCGGTAACATCACAAAGTTAACATTTATTAGCTATACCAAGTATTTCCAggagaaaaaggaaacaaataagcTTCTCCGGATATCAAGTTTACCTTCCAACTCTTTCCCACTAGCAGCAGCAACAATAATATTGGCTTTGATCTGCTTCCGCATCTTACTTCTTCGCTCAATCACTTCTGAGTCCTCAGCACCAGTAAACAGAGATACATACTTCTCATTTTTGGGGAAGAACTGCGATTGTATATACAAACAATTATACATTTTCTCAACTAAGCTCATTCCAATCCATTATTAAATGAACTTATCagataataataactaaataagcATTATTATGATGATGACAAATAGTAAAAGGAGAAGACATTTTACCCTAACATATTCAAGATCTTCCTTGAGTTTACTGAGTTGCTCAGCTACATCTGCATCTCCCACATGAGCAGATGAAGTTCGCTGTAGCTTCTCAAGCCGCCTGATGCTCCTTTCAATCTTTCTCCTCTCTAATTGAAGACAAACAAAAAGGTTGTAACTTTTGCAGGCACATAAAAGTCAGTTACGCAACACAACAATTCAAGGGCTCTTACCAAAGAACTTAATCTTTCTGTTCCTGAGGAATATTTTACGTTCAACAGCAAGACGTGTATGGTCATCTTGCTGCTTCTTCAAATACTCCAACTTCTGTTTAAGAGTCTCTTTTACTTCAGGAGGCAAATCCTATAGACAGTTCATCCATACATAATATGATCAATAACATTCATTTCTCTGTCACAACACACATGGCATATTCATAGATGATTAAAATCTCTATAGAAGGGCAGAAACATCACAATAATACCCCTTAGCTCTACATAAAGCATACACCAACCACGCTGATTAAATCGCCAAGTAACGGCATCATATTTAGTAGAATTATCAATAACATGCATAGATTATCTATAAGAGCACAGCCCAGAAAAATATACACCAGACAAGCTAATTGTATCATACTAGAAAATTTAAGAGATGTTCAACCACAAAACCCTAATTAGAGAGAGAAGGAGCTGACTTTACGAAGAAAGCGTTCGACGGAACGCATCTGGTTCTTCAGAGAGACGATCTTAGGTTTCTTCTCCACGCGTAATGCTTTCGACCTCCTGCTGCTGCTTCCTGACGCTTGATTGGGTTCTGAAACCCTTCTCTTGGCATAGCCGCCGTGCGCCATGGCCGCAAGGACTTACGAAAGCTTtcaaggagagagagaaagagagagagagagagtctacacACACAAATATTAGGGCTTTTGTGTTTTCGTTTACTCTTTGTTCGGCGTTGGCGTCTTTAGTCTTACACGCTGCGTTTtgtaccaaacaaaaaatacttGACCCGAAAACAGCGGGTGTCGGATTGTACATGCCACTCGCTGAATTAACTTCTTTTAAGCTAAAACTAGATTCTGAATTAAAGGGCTggtatatttttctttttacatttttttttagaagtttaatatttatatttgtgttttcaatcatatttgtatttttctttataatcatatttgtgtaaaatatttttcttatataattaataaaaggttttaataaatgaattgaaAAAGTTGAACTAAACCTATATTAATAGGTCATaatgatgttttaatagaatagataattgaattttatcatttattatcaaaaaattaattaaatcaattttatacTATTTGGTTAGATATATCAACCATCAATTTAAGAAAGTCATTTCATTATATATCATCTATCAATTTAAAAAGTCATTTCATTTAATGAATGAAAGGActtcaaaatcaattttaaatattttatactgtaaaatttaatctaatatagaaatatgCAACACTTATTTCagtatatattttacttttaagacaataaatactagatttttatgcgagatttttattttttttctaataaaaacacaatataCATTTACCAATCGAATATTATTTCACATCATTTTTTCACTGCATTTGTTTCGTATAACTCATAAACCGCAATCGTTCTATACATTATTATTTTGCACCGCTTATATTACCAAATATGTGATTATTTTTCAACCCAATATTCTTCTTCTACCATTAAATGACACTGTATTGGTGGAATCAATTTCATGGTGTGTTTTACATAGACTACACATGCACTATTTATTACTCACTCCGTTTCTtattgtaagtagttttagaaaattattttgtttcaaaatgtaagtattttatagatatttagataacttttatatttattggaTATAGTGtaatcaattaaataatatcaattttttatgattggttaaatttattaattaaatattaacttttcaaaaataacaactttcttaatattAGTGCTTTTAGTctaaattactttttttttgccatctgagtattattaataaaaaaagttattttacaaAGGTCCAAAGAAGACCCATTAAACACAAACCGAGAAGGCCCACTAAAACAAGCATAACGTTCAAATCCAAAGAAAATTCAAGCCCAACAACACACCGCTTCAGTCCAACCCCCCTCCACGTGTTGACTCCACAACCCCGAGGAGCCGCGTGGCGGAAACAGGAGCGTTGTCGTCTCGAGCGGTTCGAGCTCGCCGTCAGGGCCGCAGCCACATCTTCGCCGGAATAGCAAGTCACCAACTTCTTCCCAAACAGAGGCCGACGCTGAATCAAACGGAACAGATCCACCGAAATCACCGGGACAAGACCAAACGGTCGCCGAAACCACCACCAACAACAAATATTGGGGGTATAGGATTCGTCGACATGCAACAACGGCTCGATCTTCAGAGAGCTTCCACCGGCCCCACCGAGAACTCCTCCGAAATCAGCCACCAAACTCCATAACAACACACCCTACTCTCAGCCCGAACGCATCCATGGGAGACAGAAGCCGGCGACCAATACCGAAACCAGAAACGATACGGCCCCAGAGACAAACGCCGGCGACAAACGGAGCAAGAGCCACCGTGTCCCGGGAGACCTACACCGAGCCACCACCGGAGATGAAGGTGCATGGCCGTAAGttaaagaaagataaagaaaaaactaagaaaGAAATCTAAACAAGGAAGCCGGACCGGCGGCGGCTAGAAAGCTGGATCCGCCGGCCGGAAAACGAGACTGCCGTTTCTAAAACTTTTAGAGAGAAGGCAGAGGAAAAGCAAGAGAGAGAAATTCTTTTTACACCTGTATAGTTTATCTGCATTTTTAGTCTAAATTACTTATATTATAGAAAGAGTAGTGTCGGGTTGTTCGTAGCCTAGTGGCTGCTCTGCCTTCGGGCTCTGGCGTCGGGGGTTCGATCCCTACTTACTtcagtttgaggattaaaaggtccaaaagtgaccagttgacaaaaaaaaaatagaaagagtaGTAAAAAGGGAAATAATAGACAATTATTCATCTTTTTTTGGTCTTAGAAAAATGGATTCAAACTCATCAACAAATCAGCAATATGTGGTGGCTGTATCCTAAGATCTGCCACCAATACAAACAAATCATTCTCCCgcagaaaaaaacattaaacccAACATAATCAACAACATCATCCTCTGgatgtaagaaaaataaaaagaaaagacaaaatataaaaaaaaaatgtttaaaccAATTGCTATGCCAATATTTTCTGacgaaaaagaagaagaaatcattCAAAAAAACAATACGCAAAATGAAGATCTATATGGCAAGCCACTATCACAATACTAGCAtgaagaattaaaaaataagtttttaaaaacaaaaataagaaactaaaagaaaaaataaaaaatatgaaaaatatattctagaagaaaataaaaataaaagagaacccaacaaaacataaaagaaaaaaagaatacaaCAAGAGTAGACAAAATAATCAATCACTCTGCAAGAATCAAGTTTAAAACAAAGCTCACTTCACTCCAAAGCTACCAAGACAAGCCAAAATCGTTAATAAAGCAAAGAAGAATGGACAAAATCAATAAACAAGACAAGCTCGTCAATtagaaaaacattatatattcgGGATGCAAGAAGACACTACTCGTTCACTAACCATGACACTTCACTACATCAAGAGTACTCAACACTCAATCtccaagaaaaaacaaatgacATCATACAAGCTGTCTTTTGAGCAATTTGGTATAAAGAAGGAACCAACACTTTTGTAAAAAGCAGAGTGTATTTAAGTGAGACTTCTCTTAAAAAATTCCCTCCCCTTACAAGCTCTCTAAATATGTGTATTGTACTTTCACTTTGTATTTCAACCTTGTATTACATAGGAAATAAAGTAAGTTTTGATCATACATTGTTTGcaatttcatttcatttcatttcatttcatttcaaGTTTATAAAACAACCTAAGGTTAAGAAACTTAATAGTATCAGAGCCATTTTCACCAATTATAAATacttaattataaataaataatttcaaactgTTATGATTAAACTCATAAAACTAAAGATAATATGTTTAAACAGTACTTATTCTCTTGTGAAAATCAAATTATTGGAAACTTGCTGAGTGCATTGTCAACCCAGGTGTTCCTGGTGGTAAGTCCTAAAGGTAGTGAGTCTGTTGGTAAGCCGTTGTTTTGTCCTCGTTAAGATAGGTTCGTTTGTATTTTACTTTGAGTCAAAGTACAATTTAAACGATATCTTTAATCAGGAAATGGTTAAAATCTAAGtatgcatcttcttcttcatctcaaaaaaaaaatagttcagGAAATATCTCAGGATCAACTACCaaatgttagtatatatatatatatatatatatatagccgGGTCAGCCTTAGTCTAGTGGCTAAGTGGCATCCAAGGCACCGGGGTTCGACTCCACCTTCAGGGATTCCTAGGTGTGAGATTTCCCCaagtggcaaaaaaaaaaaaaaaatatatatatatatatatatatatatatatatatatatcaaataggAAATTTTGATGTTAAAACTGCATCTAAACTATTAAGGCTGAAGTACAAAAAAGACTTAGCCCTAAGAATTGCACAAATATTACATCATAATGTCACTATGCTAAACCTGGAGCCAAACACACTCAAAATTCGTTGCATTTAATTCTGTTTGGCTTATAATTTGTT
It encodes:
- the LOC108848613 gene encoding rRNA-processing protein EFG1 encodes the protein MAHGGYAKRRVSEPNQASGSSSRRSKALRVEKKPKIVSLKNQMRSVERFLRKDLPPEVKETLKQKLEYLKKQQDDHTRLAVERKIFLRNRKIKFFERRKIERSIRRLEKLQRTSSAHVGDADVAEQLSKLKEDLEYVRFFPKNEKYVSLFTGAEDSEVIERRSKMRKQIKANIIVAAASGKELEETGSEDDGLLDLSDDDFFDKGSSSDEADADDELTDKSTKEAASSSRPTSGMSSDERNQKQNSARALMPPPQARFGSNHRKNSSMQRKEMPSSSRNTSNRRSESSYNARGASATSYNARGASATLAARDAAATSYSSQSSNLSSNSDAHKPKRKRRPKKKKQQE